In Methanosarcina barkeri MS, a single window of DNA contains:
- the glmM gene encoding phosphoglucosamine mutase yields MALFGTNGVRGIANEYIIPELAVNLARSLGTYMGSKGTVAIGCDTRISGQMLKSAAIAGALSTGLNVIDVGTLPTPSIQYYVRDHADAGIVITASHNPRQYNGIKLIAGDGTEFPRDGERDIEKIYSSGKYSIVSWEKTGSFRVDPGVNDYYIRNIINAVDAEKIRSRKLKVVIDTGSGAGSLTLPFLLRELGCNVLTLGAQPDGTFPWRNPEPIPDALTELSKLVKITGADLGAAHDGDADRIVFMDENGEFLNEEVLLAMMAKYMLEREKGPIVTPVSSSQRMADVAKEEGVELYWTAVGSINVARKMMEVNAVFGGEGNGGLIFPKHQYCRDGAMACAKILEILAGGKKLSELAKSVPQYFNAKTKVPSVNTQATMEKVKYEASGLGLKMDTIDGVKIWYKDGWVLIRPSGTEPIFRIFAEAEKQERAEELMQEGLQMVIRAEKASTPK; encoded by the coding sequence ATGGCATTATTCGGAACTAATGGTGTACGTGGTATCGCCAATGAATATATAATTCCAGAGTTGGCAGTCAATTTAGCCAGAAGCCTTGGTACATATATGGGTTCAAAAGGCACGGTTGCTATAGGCTGTGATACCCGGATTTCAGGCCAGATGCTGAAGTCTGCCGCAATTGCCGGGGCTCTTTCAACAGGTCTGAATGTAATTGACGTGGGAACGCTTCCTACTCCTTCTATTCAGTACTATGTGCGTGATCACGCCGATGCGGGGATCGTTATTACTGCGTCTCACAACCCAAGACAATATAATGGAATCAAGTTAATTGCCGGAGATGGTACGGAGTTTCCCAGGGATGGAGAAAGAGATATCGAAAAAATTTACTCCTCTGGAAAATATTCCATTGTATCCTGGGAGAAGACCGGTAGTTTCAGGGTCGATCCAGGAGTCAATGACTATTATATCAGAAATATTATTAACGCAGTAGATGCCGAAAAGATTCGCAGCCGCAAACTCAAAGTAGTCATTGATACAGGTTCCGGAGCAGGTTCACTTACTCTTCCCTTCCTGCTTAGAGAACTGGGCTGCAATGTGCTGACTCTTGGAGCTCAACCCGATGGGACTTTCCCCTGGCGAAATCCCGAACCAATACCTGATGCTTTAACCGAGCTCTCCAAACTTGTAAAAATTACTGGAGCCGATCTAGGAGCAGCTCACGATGGAGATGCGGATAGGATAGTCTTTATGGACGAAAATGGTGAATTCTTAAATGAAGAGGTTCTGCTTGCCATGATGGCAAAATATATGCTCGAACGCGAAAAAGGGCCTATAGTAACTCCTGTTAGCTCCTCACAGCGGATGGCCGACGTAGCAAAAGAAGAAGGTGTCGAGCTTTACTGGACAGCAGTTGGCTCCATCAACGTCGCTCGAAAGATGATGGAAGTAAATGCAGTATTCGGAGGCGAGGGCAATGGAGGCCTTATTTTCCCCAAGCATCAGTATTGCAGGGATGGGGCAATGGCCTGTGCCAAAATCCTTGAAATCCTGGCTGGTGGGAAAAAGCTTTCCGAGCTTGCAAAGAGTGTACCTCAGTACTTCAACGCAAAAACCAAAGTCCCCTCCGTAAACACACAAGCTACAATGGAAAAAGTAAAATATGAAGCTTCAGGCCTCGGGCTTAAGATGGACACCATTGATGGGGTCAAAATCTGGTACAAAGATGGCTGGGTCCTTATCCGGCCCTCAGGCACGGAACCGATTTTCCGAATCTTTGCCGAAGCAGAGAAACAAGAACGAGCCGAAGAACTCATGCAGGAAGGCCTACAAATGGTCATAAGAGCAGAAAAGGCTTCAACTCCCAAATAA
- a CDS encoding citrate/2-methylcitrate synthase produces the protein MSKNICFIDGLEGILKYRDIDINQLVDLPYDAVSYLLILGDLPGDQELAEYSACLHGEREVNREVIDVIHMCNFNIDSIEALRTIVSFISQFDPDINDSSPEGNMRKAIRLIAKIPTIVATYYRIANGKEPVPPDPSLSHGANFLYMLRGKKPSQLEAEIMEKDFILSAEHELNASTFSSRVTASTLSDLYSAVISGLCTLKGPLHGGARAEVTAMIEEIAYPENAESYVLDKLSKKEKIMGFGHRVYKTYDPRGTIFKQLAKQLAEAKGDMHWYNIAEVVENTVIRELVEKKGKPIYPNVDFYSGVIYKYMDIPPQLATSIFAIGRVSGWIAHCFDQYEKKKVIRPRAFMLDEC, from the coding sequence ATGAGTAAAAATATCTGTTTCATAGATGGGTTGGAGGGCATTCTGAAATACAGGGATATAGACATTAACCAGCTGGTTGATCTTCCCTATGATGCCGTTTCCTATCTACTTATCCTCGGCGATCTCCCTGGAGATCAGGAACTTGCCGAGTATTCAGCCTGCCTGCATGGGGAGCGTGAAGTCAACAGGGAGGTGATAGACGTTATCCATATGTGCAATTTCAATATTGACTCTATAGAAGCGCTGCGTACAATTGTTTCTTTTATATCACAGTTCGATCCGGACATTAACGACAGCTCTCCTGAAGGAAATATGAGAAAAGCTATACGGTTAATTGCCAAGATACCAACCATAGTTGCTACGTATTATAGAATCGCAAACGGAAAAGAACCTGTACCCCCGGATCCATCTCTCTCTCACGGAGCTAACTTCCTTTATATGCTAAGAGGAAAAAAGCCAAGTCAGCTGGAAGCTGAGATCATGGAAAAAGACTTTATCCTCAGCGCCGAACATGAACTAAATGCCTCTACTTTTTCTTCAAGAGTTACTGCCTCTACCCTTTCAGACCTTTATTCTGCTGTTATTTCCGGACTTTGCACCCTTAAAGGCCCTCTGCATGGAGGGGCAAGGGCAGAAGTTACAGCCATGATCGAAGAAATTGCTTATCCAGAAAATGCAGAGAGTTATGTCCTCGATAAGCTGAGTAAAAAAGAAAAAATTATGGGCTTTGGACATAGAGTTTACAAAACTTACGATCCTAGAGGGACGATATTCAAGCAGCTTGCTAAACAACTTGCAGAAGCAAAAGGGGATATGCACTGGTACAACATTGCCGAAGTAGTAGAAAACACTGTTATCCGTGAACTTGTAGAAAAGAAAGGAAAGCCAATCTATCCTAACGTTGATTTCTATTCTGGAGTCATTTACAAGTATATGGATATTCCCCCTCAACTTGCAACATCAATCTTTGCAATCGGCAGGGTCTCAGGCTGGATAGCTCACTGCTTTGACCAGTACGAAAAGAAAAAGGTCATAAGGCCCAGGGCTTTCATGCTCGATGAATGTTGA
- the larE gene encoding ATP-dependent sacrificial sulfur transferase LarE, whose amino-acid sequence MTNEKIELIKEAIKARESAVIAFSGGVDSATLAALAFEVLGKKALAVTINSPLFPKKQLETAVETACEIGIEHKILSFSQLSLPYFSANRINRCYFCKKALLETLLDFSEKAGYNAVLEGTNYSEIHGENRPGYRAVQEAGEKIFSPFLEFNVTKEEIREVASKLSLSAANRPSASCLATRIPYGKPITAEALQKIEKAEEFLFSLGFTQFRVRMHENLARIEVIQNELKDALLKREKISRRLKSLGFDYVTLDLEGFRSGSMDEPYTLKNLTNR is encoded by the coding sequence ATGACCAATGAAAAGATAGAACTGATAAAGGAAGCCATAAAAGCCAGAGAAAGTGCTGTCATTGCATTTTCAGGAGGAGTAGACAGTGCGACTCTTGCAGCCCTTGCTTTTGAGGTACTTGGGAAAAAGGCTCTTGCCGTAACCATAAATTCCCCACTTTTTCCAAAGAAACAACTTGAAACAGCTGTCGAGACAGCCTGCGAGATAGGAATTGAGCACAAAATACTCTCTTTCTCTCAATTGAGTCTTCCTTATTTTTCCGCAAATAGAATAAACAGGTGTTATTTCTGTAAAAAGGCTCTGCTTGAAACCTTGCTCGATTTCTCGGAGAAAGCGGGATATAATGCTGTACTTGAGGGCACTAATTACTCTGAAATACACGGGGAAAACCGTCCGGGATACAGGGCGGTCCAAGAAGCCGGAGAAAAGATTTTTTCTCCTTTCCTGGAATTTAACGTGACAAAAGAAGAAATAAGGGAAGTCGCTTCCAAACTTTCTCTTTCGGCAGCTAACAGACCGTCTGCATCCTGTCTTGCCACCCGCATTCCCTATGGGAAGCCAATAACGGCAGAGGCTCTTCAAAAAATCGAAAAAGCCGAAGAATTTCTTTTTTCCCTGGGTTTTACTCAGTTCAGAGTCAGGATGCACGAAAATCTCGCCCGGATAGAAGTTATTCAGAATGAGCTGAAAGATGCTTTGCTGAAAAGAGAGAAAATTTCACGGCGTTTGAAATCCCTGGGATTTGACTACGTAACCCTCGATCTTGAGGGCTTTCGGAGCGGGAGCATGGACGAACCTTATACCTTAAAAAACTTGACTAACAGATGA
- a CDS encoding glycosyltransferase family 4 protein, with translation MRIHYLTDIYLGERNAGTTHTLEIVKHLQRENKVDVICPTPTDNIKFNYQCVIPTFGLKGMARMAILNLGFLLLYPFYLLKNRPDVIYQRFDGSLLLAPSVIFSKLFNVRLVMEVNGNLIDEIRMKKSPPLYIKLVYLSEKLYYSHSEKIICVTPGLKKLLCERYNLSESKIEVVCNGVNIELFKPVKNTAEKQFILFQGSLLNWQGLENLINAVPQIVEKCPNISLLIVGDGPEKDKLITLTNSLNVSEHVIFIPAVPQETLVKLINLADICVAPFIKERNDKIGISPMKIVEYMACGKPIVSSRINNLDEIEKFNAGVLIDPENPEKLAGAIIRLLEAPEETIKMGENGRHLVECRYSWKYIGGSVAIILRSTSQIGRE, from the coding sequence TTGAGAATTCACTATCTTACAGATATCTATTTAGGAGAGAGGAATGCAGGCACAACTCACACGCTGGAAATTGTAAAACATCTTCAGCGAGAAAACAAAGTGGACGTTATTTGCCCTACTCCTACAGATAACATAAAATTTAATTATCAGTGTGTGATCCCTACTTTTGGATTAAAAGGTATGGCAAGAATGGCTATCTTAAATTTAGGCTTCTTGTTATTATATCCCTTTTACTTACTAAAAAACCGCCCGGATGTAATCTACCAAAGATTTGACGGTTCACTGCTTCTTGCTCCATCTGTGATTTTTTCTAAACTTTTTAATGTCCGATTAGTTATGGAAGTAAACGGAAATTTAATAGATGAAATAAGGATGAAGAAGTCTCCTCCATTATATATAAAATTGGTATACCTTTCAGAGAAACTCTATTATTCGCATTCAGAAAAAATAATATGTGTAACACCCGGATTAAAAAAGTTGCTATGCGAAAGATATAATCTTTCGGAATCAAAAATAGAAGTTGTCTGCAATGGAGTAAACATAGAATTATTTAAACCAGTAAAAAACACAGCAGAAAAACAATTTATTTTATTCCAGGGATCTTTATTAAATTGGCAGGGACTAGAGAATTTAATTAATGCTGTTCCTCAAATTGTAGAAAAGTGCCCTAATATAAGCTTATTAATTGTTGGAGATGGACCAGAAAAAGATAAACTTATAACACTCACAAATTCTCTTAATGTCTCTGAACATGTAATTTTCATTCCTGCGGTCCCTCAAGAAACCCTTGTAAAACTTATTAATCTGGCAGATATATGTGTAGCTCCTTTCATAAAAGAAAGAAATGATAAGATAGGGATAAGCCCTATGAAAATTGTAGAGTACATGGCCTGTGGGAAACCAATAGTATCTTCAAGGATAAACAATCTGGATGAAATTGAAAAATTCAATGCTGGAGTTCTCATAGACCCCGAAAATCCGGAAAAACTGGCAGGAGCAATAATAAGGTTACTAGAGGCTCCCGAAGAAACAATAAAGATGGGGGAAAATGGAAGACATTTAGTGGAATGTAGGTATTCATGGAAATACATTGGTGGATCTGTGGCTATCATATTACGTTCAACTTCACAGATTGGGAGGGAATAA
- a CDS encoding site-2 protease family protein: protein MNPENHKKGKDKFNAEETVSRLYPYIFRVFDVYEVQNSGEALYFYGTPRTNTENVTGELWEPLQHFGFGCTLKYELGEYVLLVFPEKKAKEKNWINLVLFIATFFTTMVCGAWMSGADLEIDPSQLIRGLPFTLAIMTVLGSHEMAHYVMARYHGMKASLPYFIPFPTFIGTMGALIRYRGPVPSRKALFDVGVAGPLVGLFMSVAVTVIGLNLKAPAVNPLSDSMMLGLGLPPLFVFIQNLVGVTGENLHPVAFAGWVGMFVTLLNLLPAGQLDGGHILRAMLGKKAEKVSFMMPRVLFLIGLYVIYWMKEDGFIWISWALFLWIFAAIGHPSPLHDKVELDKKRILLGIITFILGLLCFTLIPFKPIS, encoded by the coding sequence ATGAACCCGGAAAACCATAAGAAAGGCAAAGACAAATTCAATGCCGAGGAAACGGTCTCACGTTTATATCCTTACATATTCAGGGTATTCGACGTTTATGAGGTCCAGAATTCCGGGGAAGCTCTTTACTTCTATGGAACCCCTAGAACCAATACCGAAAATGTTACAGGAGAACTATGGGAACCTTTACAGCATTTTGGGTTCGGATGTACGTTGAAGTATGAGCTTGGAGAATATGTACTGCTGGTTTTTCCTGAAAAGAAGGCAAAGGAAAAGAACTGGATAAACCTTGTTCTTTTCATAGCAACCTTTTTTACAACCATGGTTTGCGGAGCCTGGATGTCAGGAGCAGACCTCGAAATCGATCCCTCCCAGCTTATCCGAGGCTTACCATTTACCCTTGCGATAATGACAGTTCTTGGTTCCCATGAGATGGCTCACTATGTAATGGCCAGATACCATGGGATGAAGGCATCTCTTCCGTATTTCATTCCTTTTCCGACTTTTATTGGCACTATGGGAGCACTAATCCGCTACAGAGGGCCTGTACCCAGTCGAAAAGCGCTTTTTGATGTGGGAGTTGCAGGACCACTGGTAGGCCTTTTCATGTCAGTTGCAGTGACGGTAATAGGACTTAACCTTAAAGCACCTGCAGTAAACCCCCTGTCGGATTCCATGATGCTTGGTCTTGGCCTTCCTCCCCTTTTCGTGTTTATCCAGAACCTTGTTGGAGTTACAGGAGAAAACCTTCATCCCGTAGCCTTTGCAGGCTGGGTAGGAATGTTCGTGACCCTGCTCAATCTCCTTCCTGCGGGGCAACTTGACGGTGGGCACATCCTAAGGGCTATGCTGGGTAAGAAAGCGGAAAAGGTTTCATTTATGATGCCGCGTGTCCTGTTTCTGATAGGGCTTTATGTAATTTACTGGATGAAGGAAGACGGATTTATATGGATTTCCTGGGCCCTTTTCCTCTGGATTTTTGCTGCGATAGGGCATCCGTCTCCCCTGCACGATAAAGTCGAACTGGACAAAAAACGCATCTTGTTAGGGATCATTACCTTTATCCTGGGCTTACTCTGCTTTACTCTGATACCTTTTAAGCCAATTTCCTGA
- a CDS encoding aconitase X codes for MYLTKEEEQILNGDAGETLRQAIEILVTLGDIYGADRLIPIKSAQIAGVSYKTMGDAGLEWISDLQGKVKVPAILNPAGMDLQDWERLRISPEFAEKQKLIVQAYEKLGIRCECTCTPYTLEGFDVGYGDHLAWSESSAVSYANSVLGARTNREGGPSALSAALLGKTANYGFHLDENRVPEISFDVEYPLKGSDYGALGYVAGNLAGSKVPVFHLRSTPDADELKALGAAMAASGAVALYHVEEVTPEICRVNFEEPSEKITIEKSQLDEVYESLKKACKEPELITIGCPHCSAAELEKAAKLLRGKTVSKEFWIFTSRELAKRYPEYVGTIEESGAKVVCDTCMVVSPATNSYSCVMVNSGKALAYVPGMCGAEAVYGSMEACVEEAVGGAAKNVAKKGGDSN; via the coding sequence ATGTATCTTACAAAAGAAGAAGAGCAAATCCTGAATGGAGACGCCGGTGAGACTCTAAGGCAGGCTATTGAAATCCTGGTGACTCTTGGAGACATTTACGGTGCAGACAGGCTTATCCCCATCAAAAGTGCTCAGATAGCAGGGGTTTCTTACAAAACTATGGGCGATGCAGGTCTTGAGTGGATTTCAGACCTGCAGGGGAAGGTTAAGGTTCCTGCGATTTTAAACCCTGCCGGGATGGACCTGCAAGACTGGGAACGGCTCAGGATCTCGCCCGAGTTTGCGGAAAAACAAAAGTTGATTGTTCAGGCATACGAAAAACTAGGAATTCGGTGTGAGTGCACATGCACGCCATATACTCTTGAGGGTTTTGATGTAGGTTATGGAGACCACCTGGCATGGAGCGAATCATCAGCTGTCTCCTATGCAAATTCCGTACTTGGGGCCAGGACGAACCGGGAAGGTGGGCCGTCAGCCCTTTCTGCAGCACTTCTTGGAAAAACCGCAAACTATGGTTTCCATCTGGATGAAAACCGTGTGCCTGAGATTTCATTTGATGTAGAGTATCCTCTTAAAGGATCGGATTACGGTGCACTAGGTTATGTAGCTGGGAACCTTGCAGGGAGCAAGGTGCCTGTTTTTCATCTAAGGAGCACTCCGGATGCGGATGAGTTAAAAGCGCTAGGAGCTGCAATGGCAGCTTCGGGAGCAGTTGCCCTTTATCACGTTGAAGAAGTCACGCCTGAGATTTGCAGGGTGAATTTTGAAGAGCCGTCAGAAAAAATAACTATTGAGAAAAGCCAGCTTGACGAGGTTTATGAGAGCCTGAAAAAAGCCTGCAAAGAGCCCGAATTGATAACCATAGGGTGTCCTCACTGCTCTGCAGCGGAACTTGAAAAAGCAGCCAAACTCCTGAGAGGAAAAACGGTTTCAAAAGAGTTCTGGATCTTTACCTCAAGGGAACTTGCAAAACGCTATCCGGAGTATGTCGGGACCATCGAAGAAAGTGGAGCTAAGGTTGTCTGTGATACCTGCATGGTAGTTTCTCCTGCTACAAACAGCTATTCCTGCGTTATGGTAAACTCAGGAAAAGCACTTGCTTACGTTCCTGGAATGTGCGGAGCTGAAGCCGTATATGGAAGTATGGAAGCCTGTGTCGAGGAAGCAGTAGGCGGAGCAGCAAAGAATGTAGCAAAGAAGGGAGGTGATTCCAATTAA
- a CDS encoding glycosyltransferase, producing the protein MKINHIGVIAGVPSALSDIDKKRGHESKVIQTYPHPFKFNRDEFFLIDGFNFHSAVNSCRYLCECTKADRIHIHEKAPLKGIEILIFKLLGKEVIFHYHGTDIRGKRQPFLHKLADKKYVSTPDLMKYVDAVWVPNLLNDKEIPPKNRQRTGEKIKLLHIPSNPAVKGSEFIDSAVKRLQEEGYEIEYSMVQNISHEEALKLMSQCDVYIDQLLLGTYGVSSLECAFMGVPVVCYVNPELYEIKIPFINADKNSIYDTLKTVCNMTNEELYNIGENEKTFYEKVKKQFDTTY; encoded by the coding sequence ATGAAAATAAATCACATTGGAGTAATTGCTGGAGTTCCTTCCGCTCTTAGTGATATTGATAAAAAAAGAGGGCACGAGTCTAAGGTTATCCAAACATACCCACATCCGTTCAAATTTAATCGAGATGAATTCTTTCTCATTGATGGCTTCAATTTCCATTCTGCAGTAAACTCTTGCAGGTACCTGTGTGAATGTACCAAAGCCGATAGAATTCACATCCATGAAAAAGCTCCATTAAAAGGAATAGAGATTCTTATATTCAAACTGCTAGGAAAAGAAGTCATATTTCATTATCATGGAACTGATATAAGAGGAAAAAGACAACCATTTTTACATAAATTAGCGGATAAAAAATACGTATCTACTCCCGATCTGATGAAATATGTGGATGCAGTCTGGGTTCCAAATCTTCTAAACGATAAAGAAATTCCTCCAAAAAATAGACAACGAACTGGGGAAAAAATAAAGCTGTTACATATTCCTTCCAACCCAGCAGTGAAAGGCTCAGAGTTCATAGATTCTGCAGTAAAAAGATTACAGGAAGAGGGATATGAAATAGAGTATTCAATGGTTCAGAACATCTCTCATGAAGAAGCATTAAAACTAATGTCTCAATGTGACGTATACATAGACCAGTTACTTTTGGGGACATACGGTGTCTCATCTCTTGAGTGCGCTTTTATGGGGGTGCCCGTAGTCTGTTATGTAAATCCAGAATTGTATGAAATAAAAATTCCATTCATAAACGCAGACAAAAATAGTATTTATGATACATTAAAGACTGTCTGTAATATGACTAACGAAGAACTATATAACATAGGAGAAAATGAAAAAACGTTTTATGAAAAAGTAAAAAAGCAATTTGATACCACTTATTAA
- a CDS encoding UbiD family decarboxylase codes for MSFRTFINQLKENGKLVEILQPVSPRFEASRIAKNTKAPVLFHDISGSKVIMNLLGSRDELSSMLGVPKEEIIKKLSEVSPEGEVRLVSESPTLEVIEDKVDLTKLPILTHFEKDGAPYITAGIVVSEYGGTINASIHRLMLVGKDKLAARLVPPRHTYLLHKKAAEKGEPLPVAIVLGCDPTIIYATSTRVPVGKEFEYAAALRGAPVELFECANGLKVPHAEIVLEGYIDPVERIDEGPFVDITGTYDVVRKEPVIHITRIIHRKDPIYHGILPAGPEHLLMMGVPYEPRIYRAVGEVTTVKNVVLTEGGCCYLHAVVQIEKQTEGDGKNAIMAAFAAHTSLKHVVVVDEDINIFDPNDVEFAIATRVKGDIDILIIPNVRGSSLDPRGAPDGTTTKVGIDATKVLVEKENFERAVIPE; via the coding sequence ATGAGTTTTAGAACTTTCATCAACCAGTTAAAAGAAAATGGAAAACTGGTAGAAATTCTCCAACCTGTATCCCCGAGGTTTGAAGCTTCAAGAATTGCAAAAAACACAAAAGCTCCCGTTCTCTTCCATGATATCTCAGGTTCGAAGGTGATTATGAACCTCCTTGGGTCAAGGGATGAACTGTCCTCCATGCTCGGAGTTCCTAAAGAAGAGATTATAAAGAAGCTTTCGGAAGTTTCTCCTGAAGGGGAAGTGCGGCTTGTATCAGAATCTCCAACCCTTGAGGTCATAGAAGACAAAGTTGATCTGACAAAACTTCCTATCCTTACACATTTTGAAAAAGACGGAGCTCCTTATATAACAGCAGGAATTGTAGTTTCCGAGTACGGAGGCACGATTAATGCTTCAATCCACCGGCTTATGCTAGTAGGAAAAGATAAACTTGCAGCCCGCCTAGTCCCTCCAAGGCATACTTATCTCCTGCACAAAAAAGCCGCCGAAAAAGGCGAACCTCTACCTGTTGCAATTGTACTTGGCTGCGACCCAACAATTATTTACGCGACTTCGACAAGGGTTCCTGTAGGAAAAGAATTCGAATACGCAGCCGCTTTGCGTGGAGCTCCTGTTGAACTTTTTGAGTGTGCAAATGGGTTAAAAGTTCCTCATGCCGAGATTGTGCTTGAAGGTTATATCGACCCCGTAGAGAGAATTGATGAAGGACCTTTTGTTGATATAACCGGAACCTACGATGTTGTTAGAAAAGAACCTGTTATCCATATCACCCGAATTATTCATAGAAAAGACCCGATTTATCACGGAATTCTGCCAGCCGGCCCTGAGCATCTCCTGATGATGGGAGTGCCTTATGAGCCAAGGATTTACAGGGCTGTAGGAGAGGTTACTACGGTCAAAAACGTGGTGTTGACCGAGGGAGGATGCTGTTATCTCCATGCAGTCGTCCAGATTGAGAAGCAGACTGAAGGAGATGGAAAAAACGCTATCATGGCAGCCTTTGCAGCCCATACAAGCCTTAAGCATGTAGTGGTTGTGGACGAAGATATAAATATTTTTGACCCGAACGATGTCGAGTTTGCAATTGCTACCAGGGTAAAAGGCGATATTGATATTCTTATTATACCCAATGTTCGGGGAAGTTCCCTTGACCCACGAGGAGCTCCTGACGGAACAACCACAAAAGTGGGAATTGATGCTACAAAAGTGCTCGTAGAAAAGGAAAATTTTGAAAGGGCAGTAATTCCGGAATAA
- a CDS encoding DUF126 domain-containing protein: protein MIPIKLKGRKISRGCAKGEVLLSRDPISFLGNVDPKTGVVIEENHALEGKSIQNKVLVFPHGKGSTVGSYVMYQLKKNGVAPAAIINLETEPIVAVGAIISEIPLVDMLERNPYEVLNNGDFVLVNGSKGYIELLKQETIKTENE, encoded by the coding sequence GTGATTCCAATTAAACTTAAAGGCAGGAAGATTTCAAGAGGATGTGCAAAAGGAGAAGTACTGCTTTCCAGAGACCCTATTTCATTCCTTGGGAATGTAGACCCAAAAACAGGGGTCGTAATTGAAGAGAATCACGCCCTTGAAGGAAAATCAATCCAGAATAAAGTTCTTGTTTTTCCGCACGGTAAAGGCTCTACAGTTGGCTCGTATGTTATGTATCAACTGAAGAAAAATGGAGTCGCACCTGCAGCGATAATAAACCTGGAAACCGAGCCAATAGTTGCAGTTGGAGCCATTATTTCCGAAATTCCACTTGTTGATATGCTTGAGAGAAACCCTTACGAAGTATTAAATAATGGAGACTTTGTTCTGGTTAACGGAAGTAAAGGATACATTGAACTTCTCAAACAGGAAACCATTAAAACTGAAAACGAGTAA
- a CDS encoding TIGR04013 family B12-binding domain/radical SAM domain-containing protein: protein MNVHFRYSKKNSYSFAVLSPLLPEAGFVDRPVDGIMIYSFTTRQAAKVFMEVKNAGTDSIFIAGGPHPSGAPEETLEYFDYVVIGEGEETLPELVKTIQGREDPQKVPGIAYRDAETGKVGRTPKRPYANLDSYPCFDPHKLRAPIEISRGCPWGCKYCQTPRLFGREVRHRSVDSIVKNAGYYNDLRFIASNAFGYGSDGIHPRFDKVEKLLSALYKIPDKKIFFGTFPSEVRPEFVTNESVELVRKYCANDSLSLGAQSGSDRILKEIHRGHTVGDSISAVECCLEHEIIPTVDFIFGLPTETEEDQEKSLDLVRWICKKGGTVRAHYLTPLPGTPYASAVPSEVSDLVRRELGKLAFGGKLTGYWEKHRKFDKK, encoded by the coding sequence ATGAATGTGCACTTCCGGTACAGCAAGAAAAACTCTTACAGCTTTGCAGTACTTTCGCCTTTACTGCCTGAAGCTGGTTTTGTAGACAGACCTGTAGATGGGATCATGATCTACAGTTTTACAACGCGTCAGGCAGCAAAGGTATTTATGGAAGTGAAAAATGCAGGTACGGATTCAATTTTTATTGCCGGAGGACCTCATCCATCCGGCGCTCCGGAAGAGACACTCGAATACTTCGATTATGTTGTGATAGGAGAAGGGGAGGAAACCCTTCCGGAACTTGTGAAAACAATTCAGGGAAGGGAAGACCCTCAAAAAGTACCTGGCATTGCATACAGGGATGCAGAAACAGGCAAGGTTGGCAGAACTCCAAAAAGGCCGTATGCAAATCTTGATTCCTATCCCTGCTTTGACCCTCATAAACTCCGGGCTCCTATTGAAATTAGCAGGGGATGTCCCTGGGGCTGTAAATACTGCCAGACTCCCAGGCTTTTCGGAAGAGAAGTCAGGCACAGAAGCGTAGATTCCATTGTGAAAAATGCGGGGTACTATAATGACCTTCGCTTTATAGCCTCCAATGCCTTTGGTTACGGTAGTGATGGAATTCATCCCAGGTTTGATAAAGTGGAAAAATTGCTTTCTGCACTTTATAAAATACCTGATAAGAAAATCTTTTTTGGGACTTTTCCTTCGGAAGTGCGTCCTGAATTCGTAACCAATGAATCGGTTGAGCTCGTGAGAAAATACTGCGCAAACGATAGTCTTAGCCTTGGGGCTCAGTCCGGCAGTGATCGAATTCTAAAGGAAATCCACAGAGGACATACGGTTGGAGACAGCATTTCAGCAGTTGAGTGCTGTCTGGAACATGAAATTATTCCCACTGTTGATTTCATTTTTGGCCTTCCCACTGAAACTGAAGAGGACCAGGAAAAAAGCCTCGACCTTGTCCGCTGGATCTGCAAGAAAGGAGGCACTGTAAGGGCCCATTATCTTACTCCCCTGCCGGGAACTCCATATGCATCGGCTGTCCCCTCAGAAGTAAGTGATCTGGTAAGAAGAGAGCTTGGAAAACTTGCCTTTGGGGGCAAACTTACAGGATACTGGGAAAAACACCGGAAATTTGATAAAAAGTAA